Proteins encoded together in one Clupea harengus unplaced genomic scaffold, Ch_v2.0.2, whole genome shotgun sequence window:
- the LOC122128999 gene encoding protein NLRC3-like, with protein MSMVIWRKQSQMKINIVINNTHDTNRLLCSFLFTADEVLRRVIEKHKASLKRKFENISEGIIKPGAETPLNKIYTELYITEGESEGVNKEHEVWQVESASRAQTTEDTPINCNDIFKPLPGQEKHIRTVMTKGVAGIGKTVSVQKFILDWIDGVANQNVDFIFPLPFRELNLVRSDQYSLHKLLLDFHPELKELKDGEEYKDCQVVFIFDGLDESRLPLNYQQNMISDLKQTSSVDVLMTSLIQGTLLPSARIWITSRPAAASQIPAQCIDQVTEVRGFNDPQKEEYFRKRISEESQASRIISHIKASRSLHIMCHIPVFCWIAATVLQQMLDNTKDIPKTLTEMFIHFLLIQTRRKDQKYQSGTETDGEKLLKSQKEISLKLGELAFKNLENGNLMFYDKDLIKCGIDVSEASVYSGMCTEIFKEESLFHERKVYCFVHLSIQEFLAAVFVFHSYVTKNLKALKSLLSEEHEPSPSVLSSLQSVLGLQSNDHLHVLLKSAVDEALRSRNGHLDLFLRFLMGISLESNQRLLKGLLNHEYSSSKSTKEICQYIKKLNREDLSPERCINLFHCLLEMNDHSMHKEIKKYLESPKNIKQKLSPAHCSALAHILLMSEEVLDEFDLKKYNTSDEGRRRLIPAVRCYRRAR; from the coding sequence ATGTCAATGGTAATTTGGCGAAAGCAATCacaaatgaaaatcaatatTGTGATTAATAATACACATGATACTAATAGGTTACTTTGTTCATTTTTGTTCACAGCTGATGAAGTCCTGAGGAGAGTTATAGAGAAGCATAAAGCCAGTCTGAAGAGGAAGTTTGAGAACATATCTGAAGGCATCATCAAGCCAGGAGCTGAGACACCCCTCAataagatctacacagagctctacatcacagagggagagagtgaaggggtgaaTAAGGAACATGAGGTTTGGCAGGTAGAGTCAGCATCCAGAGCACAAACCACAGAAGACACACCAATCAACTGCAATGACATCTTCAAGCCCTTACCTGGACAGGAGAAGCACATCAGAACTGTGATGACCAAAGGtgttgctggcattggaaaaacagtttcagtgcagaagttcattcttgATTGGATAGATGgggtagccaatcagaatgtagaCTTTATATTTCCCCTTCCTTTCCGTGAGCTGAATTTGGTCAGGAGTGATCAGTATAGTCTTCACAAGCTTCTGCTTGACTTCCATCCTGAactgaaggagctgaaggatgGTGAAGAATACAAAGACTGTCAGgttgtgttcatctttgatggtttgGATGAGAGTCGATTACCTCTGAATTACCAACAGAACATGATAtctgatttaaaacaaacatcatcAGTGGATGTTCTGATGACAAGCCTCATTCAGGgaactctgcttccctctgcacGCATCTGGATAACCtctcgaccagcagcagccagtcaaATTCCTGCTCAGTGCATCGATCAGGTGACAGAAGTACGAGGGTTCAATGACCCTCAGAAGgaagagtacttcaggaagagaatcagtgaGGAGAGTCAGGCCAGCAGAATCATCTCACACATTAAGGCATCCAGGAGTCtccacatcatgtgccacattccagtcttctgttggattgCAGCCACTGTACTTCAGCAGATGCTGGACAACACTAAAGACATTCCAaaaactctgactgagatgttcatacacttcttgcTCATCCAGACCAGAAGGAAGGATCAGAAGTATCAGAGTGGAactgagacagatggagagaaacttTTAAAATCTCAGAAAGAGATTTCACTGAAGCTTGGAGAACTGGCTTTCAAGAATCTAGAGAATGGCAATCTGATGTTTTATGACAAAGATCTGATaaagtgtggcattgatgtcagtgAAGCCTCAGTGTACTCTGGCATGTGCACTGAAATCTTCAAGGAAGAATCTCTGTTTCATGAGAGGAAGGTCTActgctttgtgcatctgagcatccaggagtttctggcagctgtgtttgtgtttcactcttATGTGACAAAGAACCTCAAGGCACTGAAATCCCTCCTAAGTGAAGAACATGAACCCAGTCCATCTGTTTTATCATCTCTTCAATCAGTGCTGGGCTTACAATCTAATGACCATCTACATGTGTTACTTAAGAGTGCAGTGGATGAGGCTCTGAGGAGCAGGAATGGACACCTGGATCTTTTCCTTCGCTTCCTTATGGGCATCTCTCTGGAGAGCAATCAGAGACTTTTGAAAGGTCTACTGAACCATGAATACAGCAGCTCAAAGAGCACCAAGGAAATATGTCAATACATTAAGAAGCTCAACAGGGAAGATCTCTCTCCTGAACGATGCATcaatcttttccattgcttacTGGAAATGAACGATCATtccatgcacaaagaaattaagaAATATCTGGAGTCACCAAAGAACATCAAACAGAAATTGTCTCCTGCTCACTGTTCAGCACTGGCCCACATACTTCTGATGTCTGAGGAggtgctggatgagtttgacctgaAGAAATACAACACATCAGATGAGGGACGCAGGAGACTGATCCCTGCTGTGAGATGCTACAGAAGGGCACGGTGA